A region of the Bradysia coprophila strain Holo2 unplaced genomic scaffold, BU_Bcop_v1 contig_232, whole genome shotgun sequence genome:
AGGATTTTATTGCCTGCTCCATGCGAAATttagaatacattggatgctacTGAtgtgtaattcattaatttagaaaaagCCTTGGGATACTCACAGACTAACTCGTGTTTTTTTCCTAGGAATCCTAGGTGTGATATTACTGCATCAGTTTTCTATATTCTAAACTATTTAttccttttttattattgatttttgaaaattttaagtgTACATGAGACATTGTTttacaaatcaaaaatattctaaacTCTTCCCTTTTCTATTCTACCGTTGCTTCGCTATTTCAAGCAAGATGTAGTTGGAATAACTTGATGTCTGCATAATGTCaacataattaaatttttactggACGAATTATAGTCAACAGTTATTGGAATGACATGGGGTGAAAGTAAAAATGCAAGAGTTGCGCTGACAttatattttactaaaatccgcTAAATTTAATTACTTTTCTGGTAATAATATACCGACACTGGGTGATTGCAACGACATCTTGCTTGAAATAGCAGAGCGACTTTATAATATAAAACGAGAAGATTTAGAATATAGCAAATTCAAGTCGTAATACTGTCGCTCTATTGTAATATTATCGCTCTAAAAGTTGACAAGCATCGggtataggtttgttccaaggccatatgaattgtcaaatttcatccatataaccataacctcaataatacctctgtgtaaatcgcgtaggcgacgttggtcgatttgtatgaaatatcacgtaagcgacgttgctatggatgaaattgtcgttcttcgggttgtcaaagttcgtgtttatagttacttggaacaaacctatcgGGTATACAATAATAAAATCTTTGAACACATTATCCAGatgcttttttgtttttgcctTTCActtgtcacatacggctattcatctgttctGGATAACGACTACAAAAATAATGTCAAGTTCTGGGTAATATGAtcttttatatagtaaaatacatgtcaaaaaaattgaagtagaagatttgaaatcaaccaattaaaaatactttgatcgatggaagaaATCCCAGCTAACAGTTTCCGGACTATAATACTGGTCTATGCTTGACGTCTCAGATTTACTTATCAAAGTGAGACCTGATTTGTTTGATTACACTTGGACAAATGTATCTGGAAAGCTGAAGCGCGCCTGATAAACGAAGTGGAAACTGCTGAATAATCGTATTTCGATAAGAGAAAGattattttccgaaaataaattatctgCAGTAGACCGCTTCTGTACAAATCAATTCAGTCTTATTGTATTCAAACCGAAATAAGGCTAGTAAAATGAAGGTTGCCGCAATTTTAGTTGTACTAACGTTGGCTCTGGTTCATTCCAGTCCGATATTCCAAGAAAAACGAGATTTCACTGCCGAGAATGGTGCCTAGAACATTTTGGTCTAAGTGTTTCATACATTTAATTGTTCCTTCCATTTCAGATGGGGAGTTGAATGATAAATTTCAAGGGGACATTATTTTAACGAAAGAACAAGAAGAGCAACTATTCGGATTGAAGCGAACCGGActtgtaaatgaaaattatcgatGGCCAAACAACACGGTTGTATACGAAATTAGTTCGGAATTCGAACAGGATCGTGTAGAGTCCATCGAGTTGGGCCTGGCACGTATCGAAGAGGTGACATGCATACGATTCGTCAAACGAACAGACGAAGTAAATTATGTGTTCGTGACGGTAATTGGCAGatgatattttcttttacatcgacaacattttaatattaaaattaattaggCCAACAATGCTGGTTGCTCGTCTAATGTGGGATTCTTGAACAATGGCATGCAACGGTTAAATCTAGAACCGGGCGATTTTTGCTTTAGAATTGGAACAAttattcatgaatttttgcaCACGTTGGGTTTCTATCATATGCACAGCGCCACTGAACGGGACGATTATGTCACTATAATGTGGGATAACATTCAACCCGGTACTGAGTCTAACTTTAATACATATGGAGCCGATCGTATAACCAACTTTGGTGTGGAATATGACATTTTGAGTGTGATGCATTACAACGCTTACAGTGCCACTAGGAATGGTTTCGCAACCATTGTGCCACATGTAAGTTTTATTTGTATAATCAGCACCAAGCACCATCTTGTGtatcaatttttcttcaaattatcTTGTCATTTCTTACAGGATATATCATTGATCGATGAAATGGGACAACGAACGGGACTAAGTCCGAAAGACATTGCCAGAATAAATAGAATGTATTATTGTGAAGTAGTGTGAgctaaattcaataaaaacgcATGCAACTAAACACATCTGCTATCCACTTTCCCAAAACTTTTGGTAGTGACCTGTTTATACAGCAAAATATATGTTACCACAAATGTGTAAAGACACTAGACCGATACCGTAAACAACTTCAATACAAACAGATTCAATGGTTGTGATACGCCATGCCATTTATAAGtagcttttttcaaaaatttgtgacATTTATTGCTACTAATTGATTAGGTTGGTTAAGTATCCACTGATAATGAAGAGTGGTGCCGCCTGATTGATGATGATTTATTGTGAATATCTTATCTAAAAAAACGTGTAAATAATAGGTGTCCTCCTAATTCAATGGGAAAACAATGAACCATTTTTGCATTTCCGATGAAATCGATTAACGAAAGTTCTGTCATTTTCcttaaattaatgaaaggCAAGAACCAAACAAAGACCACCACAATACAATCCGTCATAAGCAACCACAGCCAAAGGtacaaaaaatcatcaaaacaaTCACACTCTAATATGTGAATTAAACATCCTTTTGCCCTTCTTTTTCCCATCTTCCTTCACGTTTAGAGGTGCACACACCACCAGAGGAATTGCGTTTAGGAACATGACATCGTTCTACACCACCGGTAACTTTTTGACCGGCGCTCAACTCTAATCacgttaaatgaattttgttaatccaACTATCGAATGAAGATCGAGCTGTTTCGGCCTCGGGAATCGACTGCGAGGTCTGCTCTGTGTGTAAAGATTATCGGAAAATCAGTTAGTTTGaagttttctttcttcatttcaTGTGGTCATGCGAGTCGTTAGATTGACACAGTACTGTGTTACTTGTTTCCAtgaaaaacaacgaaattaccaatttatgaatatttgaatagttggcaaaatttgttcagctttgcatttaattttgaatcTTGAACGAAATCATATGCCTGCATTCACAATATTTGGCTATGCATATTTATACAAGGAAAACATAGCAAATTTATTCAGTGTTTTAGTATTATTTTCGAATCGAAAATCGTAATCTTATTccagaaggtttttttttgtgtataattgATATAGTGGATTTTACTTGAAATGAAGAGAATCACTTCACCAGTGGTCCTCGATCACAAGAAGTTGTATATGCAGTCTTTAATGCCGATTGCAGGTGTGGTGCAGCGAATAAAAGGTATCAACTCTATCAGATAATCGCTTTTATCGCACTGTATTTAAACAAGAATAGAATTATTAGTCTTAACTTCAACAGTTTTAGTAATACAAtcaattcacacaaaaagcgaaccttttcatttcatctgttagcgacaaaaatgcatgttaaaagaaatgaagtaaaagattcccCATCATCTTATCGAAAATTGTTGAAGCAAAAGTAGTAAAAGAACCGCTAATAATACTGCTGGGATACTTGCCCTCTCTGAGAGGTTAATTGGTTAATTCACAATATATACACAAGTTTTCTTACAAATAGCAAGcttattacaataaataataatcatAACAGAAACACCAAATctttaaattcattcaacatttATTCTCCAATATAAGAGAACACTGGATAGAATGCAACATTAGTTTTTGTCGTAATTGTCGATAAAAGATTACTAGCCGTGGCTAACAAGTTAACAGAACGCCCTCTATTGTGAATACGCTGCACGAAGCATGTTATCAAGTTTATATCGAAGCTTTTTAGAACATTTTAGCCATGCCAACATTCATAGAAACGAACTTGCGGTTTTCATAGGTgagttttcgaaaatttccattgaaaatatttaaatgattatTCATATCTCGTATGCCGGTgttgattttgtgtttttggttTGAATTTTCACGAAACATCTCTTATGTTAaaagtgaaacattttccgtaattttgttttaaaggcGAAAACAAGCTTTCGTCATTTTGGAATTAATGCAAAAGAAAGGTTTCTTCTTTCTTAAAGCCAGTCTTTGAGCTACGAGCATAATCAGGAAAGCAAAGCGGAAATTAGACATCATCTGTCACCGACAACAactgcaacaaaaaaaatgagctCTGGCTAAACGTCTTTTATAGCAAAGTAAATGTTAGAACAAATGATGTAAAAGATTATATTTCAAACTATTAAAAATAGTTAAACAAAATCAGGTGTGAGATTCGAAAATGTCCTAATCATAGACAGTCTGTGGCGGGCTAATGAACTTGCAGTAGCATTTAATTAAACtctctaaataaataaatggaatgcAGATGATAAGCGCGAGGTGGAATGTCAGCAcgtataaaaaatgatttcattacCACCGGTGAATTTGCGAAAATTTTGATATGATTTTTGCGGTGTTTCAACCTGCAATTACAGATTCATACGAAAAATATGTTCAGGTCTCATAAATAATATGCTTCCTGAAACTTCATTTCTCGCACCATCAACAAATCTAATATTACATCCAAATTTAAACATTGTAAGACATTCTTCTCTCTTTTATGTTATATGTGTTACCTCGTAcgtacaaaataattttgcacaAAACTATCAATTTGATACgatcaattcattttcgaacacACATGCGCATTACAATCGGACACGGAAACACGATAAAATACCGAAGTCTGTCATATTTTCTGTTCCCTATATAATAAGCAATTCCCAGCTTTTATTATTCAATCGCATACGTCTCGGTAGTCTTGTTTCAGAGTCGTTACAGAGATATGTTTTTGGTTCGATCAAAAAGCTTCTTTGTTATACTTCTGTTTCTTTTCcatattaaattaataaacaaaaacgttGCCCATAgttcaattttagttcaataaAATCTAGGGATTAAGTGTTTAGCATCATTGCTGGATATTCGttaagtttgttttttatagTGAAATTAAATGTGGCTTGGTTAATGGTTTTGTGTCTTCACATTATCTCTTTTTATTGAGAAAAGAACTGTCACACGAATGCAGATTGAgtgtaaaaagattttttttttattgtgtgacaaaaataaatcgataaatgtgttttaccaacaacaacaacaatcacATTACAAAGGTGAtctacaaaaattatatttaaattcaattaaacctTGTCGGatgacaaataaaatgttctaAACGGATTGTGAACGTATTTTACTTGTGCTTTGATTGTATGTTTACGGTGaatagaaaaattatgtttttaatcAAATCGTTGACAGAAGTTTTATGGTGTACCAGCGTAGGCAatagtaaaaattaaagaaaaactttagatttgaaatcaatagaATTTGTTGTGTTTACGTTTAAAGTTCAAGTGTGTAATAGTGTTAACTCGGTTATGTTACGGTGTGATTTAACAATGATACCAGCTTAAACCAGAAAGGAGTgaagaataatttatttggGGCATCGAAACTGCTATTTCGGTAAGTTGACCAATTGTTTGTTTTACCCTTGAAAAGCCATGCAAATTCGATGAAATTCCGATGATTTCGGTTTATTTTAAAGCGTTTGAGGATTtctcacaattttatttaaaaaataaataaatttctgacCGATCGATTCACTACCAAGGATGGacaaatttagttcaaattaaGCTAATTGAAGACAATTCCTAATATTGAAGTCATATATTGTTGAAAGTCTAATGTGAAGCTTTACTAATGCTTAAAGTGGGTTACCATAGCAGACGTACATGATTGAATAAACATTCTTTTACTCAATTGTAGTTCTTAACAACTAAACACATTATACCAAATATTTATGATTCGTTCAGCTGTAACGGTCAAGGATTTTATCTCAGTTTGAGTCTGAGGAAAAACCTTCATTTTGTAAGTTTGGAAATACAATGACACTCCCCAAACTTTCTgtcttcattcatttgttacTCAACCATTCATAGCTCGTTCAATGGTAAAGGTCAAGGACTTTCTTTAAGTTCAATTctgagaaagaaaaaaccttCATTTGGAAAGCTTTCCTAGCAATGCAAAGACACTCCTCCTGAGCCATCTCTCTTGATTTCTGTTCGagtaaattttcttctttgtgTGTTACGGTAAATTGATTATGATGAATTACTTGACACTCGCCATGTAAGCATAAAATGACTGCATATGGGCATTTTAACCATACAAAGCATGTCAGGGTGATTTTGTGATCGATTTAAGATTCAtgtaacaaagaaaaaaatgtgcaacttATGTGTAATACATCATTGAACCACTTATCGAGTTGTTGGTTGAGGTGTCTGCAAGGGCAATGTAAGTCAATTAGTGTCGGTTCTGATTTTAATGAATAATGTTGAACAAATGTAACTAGCCCTAATTTTGACCGTTTTTATCTCAGCACAAGATGTCACATTCCGGTCCTCCAAAATAgataatttgaaagaaatcaaCATTTTCCGTTACGGATGCTGAAACCCTTTTACTTtacacaccaaaaaataaaCTCATTCAATGAATTTACGAGGCCGTAACTTGATTCCACTTGAATGAGTTGATCCTTTTCTCGAACCTAAACGGAAAAAAAGGATAAAAGTgtaaatataataaatgtaTCTCCTGACATGTATTCGCTTTCTTCAGTGTTAATATGAGTTTATCATTCAGAACACGTACTTTGCAGGTAGACGACGTATTACAAATGAAGTCGCGGTTTGGTTTTTATTCACATTACTTTTCCATTCGCTTTAAAATTGGCTAACGTTCGATGTGATCTCATTTTAATTTCGCGACGAAGGAGTGAAGTGaggattttttcatattttactaTTGGCCAGGTGTAGAAAGTTTGTTGGCTGTAAGCATTGAATAAACActaaatgataaattttctACTTATCGTTCATTAAATACAGAATTTCAGTAATCTTTTTCCATCTTAACTTATTGACTCGCCTCGCCCTGATTTAGTTGAGTTAGTTGTCAGGTTCTGTAGGTGCAGATTTTGCAGATgatttagaatatttttggtGTTTGGCATGGTACGAGTGTGCAAAATAGATATTTTGTTACTCTTGAACGAAGGGTGCATTTTTTCAGACACATGACAGAGTCTGAACTCTCATAATAATATGTAGTTACTCGGGTCTAAAGAGACGAGAGAAAGAAGTCAACTAGTGTACATAGTTTGCAGCCTGCTAGTtctttgataccaataataccattagcagccttaatggtaattttgcaatgacattaggaaaaaaaaggtatggaaatattcgcatacttcgattaaagtactacttaattttttttctattaacctgctaggtgctttggcttCGTAGATTTTGCATGTTCCATTCGAAGCTTTCtttggaatttttctattttaatttacGGTCTTGACTTACACGATTCTACTGAACAATGGTTTGAGAAGATTACCTGAGACAGGTAATTCGTCTCCACAAGCCATCTTATTAATTCCTTTATTTGTCAGTgtgattcataaaaaaatctaagTCATCCGTTGCTGGTCAACAGTATATATGTCTTATATTTGCGGTTTATAACTTTGTGTGCCCAGATTAATATAGCGTAAGTTTTACCTATATAACGACAGGGTCAGTTACGATTATTGTATGTTTTCGCAAAggtaaaatcaatttcacaCAACAGGATTATCGGAATAAATGTTTGCCCATTGTTTTTTCTTTGCGAATAGACTCACGGTATTCGGGGTGTAATCTTCATGAACGGAAACAACAAATTCCAATTTTGACCTGCGCTTATCTTTTTTGTACAAAGTTTGTTTACTCATTTCACATAACATAATTATTGGATCGTAAACCCTGAAAAGCTTTCGTTCCCTGTACGGTATaagcaaattttgtttatgtaaGCTGTAAATTAAAACGGTTGGTGgacgtaaatattttcatcgtaCATCCTAACAGTTTTGCGGGTTCtgacaattaaattttcgaaacttttggGAAATGAAATCATcgtaaaaaaagttttaattattCAGGATTTTACATGTGGAGGAGGTTACGTAGATTGTCGGACGGCAGTAAAAGCGAAAGTGTCGCCAagttttactgaaatttgCGTACATAATTTCGGCTCAGTTTGTCCTAACTGTATGACGGTCTGTTTAACCTATCAGACCTTTGAGATTTTGTTGCATAATGTAGAAATGATGTAAAGTATTTGACTGAGTTACAGTACTGAAAACCTGACCGTGAATTGCTTGTGGAAATTTACatgcaatgaaaataatagGATAATTAGTGGTGTTTATGAACCGTAAGTTGTGTTACAACGACAACTATATGAAATACCACCAACCAGGATCACCATAACGCAACTCTCGTTTCACTGAAAACATTAATAAATCCAAAAAcccatttaaaattaattaattaagacACCAAAGGATGAATCTGAACTATAAACGTGATATTTGCTCGTTTCTGTGAGTAGGTGTCAAGCAATAATGcttcgaaaatatttcgattccCCCAACTCTCGGTCAAACACCTTAATTTTAATGGAGGCGAAAGTTATGAAGTAATGTCTTCTTATTTCACTGACTTCCATTAGATCATTTGTGACATTTCTACAATTGACTCTTATCTGTTTAATTTCTCCTTAGTTTtttcatcaatgaaagtaCGAAATGTATTCACAAAATATCCCATCAACTTCGTAAtaccaataaatatttaaaggaCACGAtcgatatttcaatttaatattacaatgaactGTATATCAATTGTTATCAACTTTATTATTGGATTATATTATCGAACGGTGTATCTTCTCTATATTGAATTACCGATATACAAATATATCAGCAAAAAATGAAGAGGCAATTCTGTGGATCAATTGTTCAAATTGAGGTATTGAATATCTTTTGTTGCAATACGCTTTTGTATGCattaaatttactgaaaccTTCAATGTTCACCCTAAAGCACTCTTCTTGattgttctttttttatacGGTCTGGTTGGTTAATGTTCAGGCATTCAGGAAAATTGTCGATAGCATGTAGTTGAGTATACATTTGGAAAATCTGCAAATACGATCATCTAATTGTCAGGATATTCTGTTACATGCTCGTGAGTGCTAAGCTGTACGTTGTCGAAATATAAAAGCTAAGAATGTGAAaggttaaacaaatttatcgaatgATTGCGAGTTATTcttttgacacaaaatgtttctcggtgaagtgaatcatatcagttttcccattttttatttcattgaacTAGTCTGAGCAAAGTGATTTATATTCCGTAAATTTGTCTTACCTTTTATGAGagaattcgccaaaacttcgaacagtcgGGATTGAAACCGACGGCGATTTCGCAGGAAAAACCGTTACTTAGGGAACTTTAAAGTtcgattattttccaaaatttgatggGTTGAGACACATTGTGGAAAATCAACTCCATTTCTATCTGGGACAGTGTGTATGGTCGAGTGGGGTGTCAGTGGATAGAGCTTGAAGTAAGCTACAAAACTCCGGGTTAGAGCTTCCTGCTACTAACTTTCCCAGCCGCCCAAAGcccttcaaaaatttctgttttctcgaggtttttcacttgttgcGGCGGCTGGGTGGGCCGAACATCAGCGTTTGTTGGTCAATAATAGTCAGCTAATTGACCTTCATAAACGTGCAAAATTTGACATCATTCACTTTTTGTATGTTGgagtaattgataaaaaacggTTTTTGCGACCACTtcggagaaaatttttctaagggccatgacagcccaacaaaaatttttcgggaaaaaagttgttccacgatattatcagaattgaacgacgtCGGCTTCAATCCCGATTCCATATAAGCTGTTCGacgttttggcgaattgactcttatgTTTTGTGTGATGCTATATTCAAGTTAGTCACAAATGGAGTCACTCGTCCGCAGTTCCTGACTCCGTAGATCACTAATAACGATGAAAAGAGACAGCACTGTAAAGatccattaaatttttcaacaatattgTTGATGTAAaatagggtgggtcgtattttcattttgtttttattttaaaaggcctggccccaggctgtactcagaaatgaccaaggaatccgaaacagcaaaaaaaaaatttaaaaattcatttttcccttgcctctaggctgatttttgatttttggggtagtagcatgaaattgcacacaatgTTGACAGATATCTCGGGCAGATGGGAACAGAAGACATTTCTGCTAACTGTAGTgaatagctgaggagtccagctatgaaataccataagaacgttgttgttcttcgccttcactcgggcagggtaactctgtcagtgttcccAACTAAGACTcttcaaccaaaaatttcaactttatttgcaaacaaaatcggCAAATCACGACATAATACatcgtgtgaggtatgtctgaacaggtaatcttatagagaatccattgcagagacgttttttgaaaacaagttgaaaaaactcacaGGAGCTGTGTTTTTGAAGCCCaaagttggcaattttttgttagaatgaaaaagttaaatgaacagaaaaccctaaatgtaaaattttcaaactctCAAAATTCCGGAATAATTTACTTTACCAGCCACCCATGTTCGtacaaaaatgtagaaaatgtATGCCACACCGTTGAATATTTTATAGAAACAAACCCTTGTGAACGGAAAGTAAAtagcaaataaacaaaaacatgtTATTGTCGGTTCGATTCATCAGCTTAATGAATGTGTATTATGTTTTCATGCTGCTCGATCAAAAATTAACTACATTTTCACCTCCGGATACGTTATTCGTTTGGTAGACTGGACAGGACATCATATTGGTTCTCTCTGTATCTGTAAACACGAACGGAATAGTAATTAGGATGTGCGAAGGGAAATTAATTCTTCTTATTCTTTTCGAGAatcgagaaaaataattactACTTTATGGTGTGGTGGAGCGACCAAACATTAATATCACAAAAGCGTACAGTTTGTTTAGTCAAAACCTTTGTCAGgagttgaaattttgttgaacattgACCTTATACGTGAAGAGAAAAAACATGCGCTGTATCCACATGGTCACTATTTGCATCGAATATTAGAAGTAAGAAAGCTGCAGCTTTGTTATAGCTaactaaaatattatttacccTCCATCTCATCTCACTTTTACTTTCTCATATATAAGAACATCCTATTAGGAAGTCATTTCCATGAATTATTATCTATCTAAAGCATGAATTTGTCACTCCCATCGTTATAACTGTCGCAAtcataatttgttttatttacacaaaaatgaattgcTTGCCTTGTTGAATCCAAATCAATTGCACACAGTGTAAAATTAAAGTTATTCTAcccacaaattttctttttctttgtgAGATATCGTGAGCTATTAATTTTCATTAGCCGCTTGTTACATTGCGTTATCAAATCGTTATGATTATCAAACCTCTCTGTGATGTTGTTTCTTGAAAtatggaaaacaattttctttatcttCAGTTGTATTACACTCTTACTATGAATAACTCTGTAGACGCTCTCAGTTTGTAAGAATAAAAAGCAAATCGTTTTCATACTGTCATGATAGAACGCATGCAACAATATATTCAGTTTCGTTTGTGAACTCCAACCGCGCACATTAAAAATCTCTTTTTCGTCTATGAACTGCATGAACGCTATTGATTCTTACTcggtttcattaaaattttattattttttttaatttttattatttttaaaaagagTTCGGTCTTCGTTATTCATAATCGCGTAGAAGTTTTCAATCGAAGATGTACTTTGCTGGAATTGCTTAATATATACACTACACAGTCGGTGGTTCTCCTTCATTCATTGATATTTCAGTGCTGAAAGATtttatatcgaaattcgattgTTTATAAAAGaacatgaaaacaaaaacattcgttgggaaaatatgagaaaaacCGTTTTCGATCGTCTAGTGAAGTGGAATCAATGAACTGAATGTTTTGTTACAAATCGAAACGATATTTTCGTGTTGGATTATTCTCAGTGCTACTTCATATCATCATACCGTACATATTAAATTGTAACACGGACGTATAACAAAGAACAAAGCGGAAATTCATTTCACTGAAATGTTGCTGCTACGTAGACGcttcagtttattttaattttatatgaacatttttttttgaaatatgcaCACACTCATTGGTTCCCATTCGGAATAAACCTGCCTcgaattaaatgtaaaattaaaatttcgactTTGATTTGTTAATTGACGCAACTCCGGAACGCACGTTGAGAGTTAATAACAttctaaaattcaaatttattgccAGTCGacgatttttgtgtgtgtatttttaatgaaaaataaattcttttttgattacattttttgtcagtCTCATGGTTGGTGTTATCTTATGATTTAACTGAGTGTTGTTGACGCTTTTATGTAAAACTGTCTGCCGCTGGTATGACTGAACGTAAAGCTTTGTATgtgtaaaattaattatttttttaaaaatccgTTAACCCAATTCTTCGTgtgataattttgttaaatgttcTGTGccttaaatgaaaatgatataAGCTGAATGCGACCGACGAACATGGATGCATACGTAAATATTAGGAAGTAAGTTTTGGACACAAGCACGGGCACACATgacttttccttttctttaaTTATCGGATATGATGAAACGACGAACGCTTTAAACGCCTCTATAAGAATGATTTTACAAAGACACTTATTCACTAAACTTAAACAAAGAT
Encoded here:
- the LOC119076906 gene encoding seminal metalloprotease 1-like; this translates as MKVAAILVVLTLALVHSSPIFQEKRDFTAENDGELNDKFQGDIILTKEQEEQLFGLKRTGLVNENYRWPNNTVVYEISSEFEQDRVESIELGLARIEEVTCIRFVKRTDEVNYVFVTANNAGCSSNVGFLNNGMQRLNLEPGDFCFRIGTIIHEFLHTLGFYHMHSATERDDYVTIMWDNIQPGTESNFNTYGADRITNFGVEYDILSVMHYNAYSATRNGFATIVPHDISLIDEMGQRTGLSPKDIARINRMYYCEVV